The Candidatus Eremiobacterota bacterium genome has a window encoding:
- a CDS encoding sialidase family protein, whose product MLVLLVTGVLSGCSGGGVSSEGFLTGGGGTAIDIGHLRKNPWQAHGPGIADKGQVTIASQGNPDVGAIRVVAPHPGTRDILYIGAVNGGIWRTDNATSPEGPSWVPLTDSQSSLSIGDLQFDSADASYSTLVAGFGHFSAFRRTQANSSGYLPGLGGPLDGLLITTDGGATWKPLGRADLSGRNIASLAVHGAVMLVAANQAGTGPGLYRSIDGGSTFSLLSGSASSGLPTGAVQAVASDPANPGRYYAGVISAGIFRSDDDGAHWVNVTTPALSPVFDALTDNVKISLHNSTGNNVVWVGVVRNGAAAGFFRSSDAGVSWLSLGVPTTVENGIVIGIITETDNGSGLVHFGMGADVKDPNLLYAGGDCQPSGDGDVLAVPQWPNSIGSVNYTGRLFRADASQAASSPWTPLTDNYARPPGGEPTAPHADSRCIAFDAAGDLIETDDGGIYRRSSPSSSQGAWSSLIGAGSLMVTEFHSVALDSVTQTILGGTQDIGTPEQLLAGGLLWRSAQQDDGGNVAVDESQGSLSIRYTSTQYLIGLERRFIDAGNAVVKTEIPALIVEGTGGMSLSAYDPGLQFYSPLTLNTVEPSRLLIASSNLYESFDRGDNLALLAALGAPCGGTTYGDPLVYGGMRRGLANADLIYAGAGSSLFLRTAPGQALTRLGGYPGGDIAAITVDPSDWGKAVVLDASHVYQTGDAGQTWSDITGDLPLTGLQTVAIIPAQEGPSAVVAGGVGGVYASLTSSPGAWFRVGGGLPGTVAMDLHYYQGSDVLLVGTLGRGAWTLGTLMSGSGRQGSGRRIEPIPGGAQR is encoded by the coding sequence GTGCTCGTCCTTCTCGTTACGGGCGTGCTTTCAGGCTGTTCGGGAGGAGGCGTTTCTTCTGAAGGGTTCCTGACGGGAGGGGGAGGCACTGCAATTGACATCGGGCACCTCCGTAAAAACCCCTGGCAGGCCCATGGACCCGGCATCGCGGACAAGGGGCAGGTAACGATAGCCTCGCAGGGAAATCCTGATGTGGGAGCCATTCGTGTCGTCGCTCCCCATCCCGGCACCAGGGATATTCTCTACATCGGGGCAGTGAACGGGGGCATATGGCGGACCGATAATGCCACAAGTCCTGAAGGGCCTTCATGGGTTCCTCTCACCGACAGCCAGTCGTCGCTCTCCATCGGTGACCTTCAGTTCGACAGTGCCGACGCCTCATACAGCACGCTTGTCGCCGGGTTCGGCCATTTCAGCGCTTTTCGACGGACACAGGCAAATTCATCAGGCTATCTGCCCGGGCTGGGAGGCCCCCTGGACGGCCTCCTTATCACCACCGATGGCGGCGCGACATGGAAGCCTCTCGGCCGCGCTGACCTGAGCGGCCGCAATATCGCCTCGCTCGCGGTGCACGGCGCAGTGATGCTCGTGGCGGCAAATCAGGCAGGGACAGGTCCCGGCCTGTACAGGAGCATTGACGGCGGGAGCACCTTTTCCCTTCTCAGCGGTTCAGCCTCAAGCGGCCTCCCCACCGGCGCGGTGCAGGCCGTGGCATCGGATCCCGCGAATCCGGGGCGCTACTACGCCGGGGTCATCAGCGCGGGAATTTTCAGGAGTGACGACGACGGCGCACACTGGGTAAATGTCACGACACCGGCGCTCTCCCCGGTCTTTGATGCATTGACCGACAACGTGAAGATCTCCCTTCATAACAGCACGGGAAACAATGTCGTATGGGTGGGTGTCGTCCGTAACGGCGCCGCCGCAGGCTTTTTCCGCTCCTCCGATGCCGGGGTGTCCTGGCTCTCTCTTGGAGTACCGACAACGGTGGAAAACGGCATCGTGATAGGGATCATCACAGAAACGGACAACGGGTCCGGGCTTGTGCATTTCGGCATGGGGGCCGATGTGAAAGATCCGAATCTTCTCTATGCAGGCGGTGATTGCCAGCCTTCCGGTGACGGCGACGTCCTGGCCGTGCCTCAGTGGCCCAACTCCATCGGCTCCGTGAATTACACCGGCCGCCTTTTCAGGGCTGACGCATCGCAGGCTGCCTCCTCGCCCTGGACACCGCTGACCGACAACTATGCCCGGCCGCCGGGCGGCGAGCCCACGGCGCCTCATGCGGACTCGCGCTGCATCGCCTTCGACGCTGCAGGGGATCTCATCGAGACTGATGACGGCGGTATTTACAGGCGCAGCAGCCCCTCCAGCTCGCAGGGCGCCTGGAGCAGTCTCATTGGCGCGGGGAGCCTCATGGTGACGGAGTTTCATTCCGTGGCCCTCGATTCAGTGACGCAGACAATCCTGGGAGGCACACAGGATATCGGCACGCCTGAGCAGCTCCTCGCCGGAGGGCTCCTCTGGCGGAGCGCCCAGCAGGATGACGGCGGGAATGTCGCCGTCGATGAAAGCCAGGGAAGCCTTTCCATCCGCTACACCAGCACGCAGTACCTTATCGGACTGGAACGGCGTTTTATCGATGCCGGAAACGCGGTGGTAAAGACAGAGATCCCGGCTCTCATCGTGGAAGGAACGGGCGGCATGAGCCTCTCTGCATATGATCCAGGCCTGCAGTTTTATTCCCCCCTCACGCTGAACACCGTAGAGCCTTCAAGGCTCCTCATCGCCTCGTCAAACCTTTATGAGTCTTTTGACCGCGGCGATAACCTGGCGCTCCTTGCGGCCTTGGGTGCTCCCTGCGGGGGCACGACCTATGGTGATCCCCTCGTCTACGGCGGAATGCGCAGAGGGCTGGCCAATGCCGATCTCATCTATGCAGGGGCCGGCAGCTCTCTCTTCCTGCGGACCGCTCCCGGGCAGGCACTCACACGGCTTGGCGGTTATCCAGGCGGTGACATTGCCGCCATCACCGTCGATCCCTCAGACTGGGGCAAGGCGGTTGTCCTGGATGCCTCCCATGTGTACCAGACCGGCGATGCCGGCCAGACGTGGAGCGATATCACCGGCGATCTTCCCCTCACAGGGCTGCAGACGGTGGCGATCATCCCTGCACAGGAGGGACCTTCAGCCGTCGTGGCGGGAGGAGTGGGGGGGGTCTATGCCTCGCTGACAAGCAGTCCCGGCGCATGGTTCCGTGTCGGCGGGGGCCTTCCCGGGACAGTGGCGATGGACCTTCACTATTATCAGGGAAGCGATGTGCTCCTTGTCGGCACGCTGGGCCGCGGCGCATGGACGCTGGGCACTCTCATGTCCGGCAGCGGGAGACAGGGAAGCGGAAGAAGAATAGAGCCTATTCCCGGGGGGGCTCAGCGATAA
- a CDS encoding cytochrome C, whose translation MLKKTIVIALLSLVYITAIAVQEPSRADQFTSDDVKRWEQEYMSMVKKGRELFVSSELGTNGVACAQCHPNAANTHPETYPKFQKQLGRVITLREMINWCLINPLEGKALAPDDPRMTALEAYITSERKGVPLAPGKH comes from the coding sequence ATGCTTAAAAAGACCATTGTCATCGCCTTGCTTTCACTGGTATATATCACCGCCATCGCGGTGCAGGAGCCATCAAGGGCTGACCAGTTCACCAGTGATGATGTCAAGCGCTGGGAACAGGAGTATATGTCGATGGTAAAAAAGGGGCGGGAGCTCTTTGTCAGCTCCGAGCTCGGCACCAACGGGGTAGCCTGCGCGCAGTGCCACCCGAACGCGGCCAACACCCACCCTGAGACATACCCCAAGTTTCAGAAACAGCTGGGAAGGGTTATCACCCTTCGCGAAATGATCAACTGGTGCCTGATAAATCCCCTGGAAGGGAAAGCCCTGGCCCCCGACGATCCAAGGATGACCGCCCTTGAGGCTTATATCACCTCTGAGCGGAAAGGCGTGCCTCTTGCACCGGGCAAGCACTGA
- a CDS encoding Hint domain-containing protein, with protein MSGNTIPELSGEKRGAGETVAAYEPKRHQEACFSGKTPVMTPQGIREIQFLREGDYVYTFDLKTRDITETRVEHLDVHLGEFEIREVRLSDHDTILATSNHKFYNGRCWVECREMSEIFTVSGDTLGVAVSEVFRKTNIVYNLRTAAGTYLVGHVAALVSGGTVLDLVTRKAA; from the coding sequence ATGTCTGGGAACACTATCCCGGAGCTGTCAGGGGAAAAGAGGGGAGCGGGGGAGACCGTGGCGGCATACGAGCCCAAGCGGCACCAGGAGGCTTGTTTCTCGGGGAAGACCCCCGTCATGACACCCCAGGGGATAAGGGAAATACAGTTCCTGAGAGAGGGAGACTATGTCTATACCTTTGACCTGAAGACAAGGGACATCACCGAGACCAGGGTCGAGCACCTTGATGTGCACCTTGGCGAGTTCGAAATCAGGGAAGTGCGCCTGTCGGACCATGACACGATTCTTGCAACGTCAAACCACAAGTTCTACAACGGGCGCTGCTGGGTGGAGTGCCGCGAGATGAGCGAGATCTTCACCGTATCGGGTGATACCCTTGGAGTGGCCGTCTCGGAGGTTTTCAGGAAGACAAATATCGTCTATAACCTCAGGACAGCGGCGGGGACCTACCTCGTGGGGCACGTGGCGGCCCTGGTGAGCGGAGGAACGGTCCTCGACCTCGTGACGAGGAAGGCTGCCTGA
- a CDS encoding cyclic nucleotide-binding domain-containing protein: MIDPLEKIKAIKRSSVFTNLLIEDISRFSDIIQEVEYPAGHVVFREGDPGDKMYLIVSGEVTIRKDITDGVDMQVTIGDGECFGEMAILDGMPRSATVTVMKPGVFLSIGRDEFIDLLTVYPEISLQVISILSGRLREAHTNIAKTIREQL, encoded by the coding sequence ATGATAGATCCATTAGAAAAAATTAAGGCAATCAAGCGCTCTTCAGTTTTTACCAATCTCCTCATCGAGGATATCTCCCGCTTCTCCGACATAATCCAGGAAGTGGAATACCCCGCGGGCCACGTGGTGTTCAGGGAGGGCGACCCGGGAGACAAGATGTATCTCATCGTGAGCGGCGAGGTGACCATAAGAAAGGATATCACCGACGGCGTGGACATGCAGGTGACTATAGGGGACGGCGAGTGCTTCGGCGAAATGGCCATACTGGACGGTATGCCCCGCTCCGCCACAGTCACCGTAATGAAGCCCGGCGTATTTCTCTCCATCGGGAGGGATGAGTTCATAGATCTCCTCACCGTCTATCCCGAAATCTCCCTTCAGGTCATTTCAATCCTATCAGGGAGGCTCAGAGAGGCTCATACCAACATCGCGAAGACCATAAGGGAGCAGCTCTAG
- a CDS encoding metallophosphoesterase has product MEKSLSRRDFLKGAAAVTAATALPLTTINLAFADPAKDFTFAYISDAHIQHIKGDKFVRNWDRGLIRAVAETNLLTPKPDFVVFGGDLAQLGTKEELDHGAEMLSKLDYKVYHVMGEHDYYLDLGSYWSKLFGPHHYSWDHKGVHFVTLNSILTFDDWTYNRWPTAKQRMQEMAGLDNPNGSPFMVGDKQIEWLRKDLERVDRNTPVVLFSHSPIQKIFKSWNFWTDDAEKVQGLLRPFKDPTVVYGHVHQIQYNQIGPISFYAVMATAWPWPYPSTYALKENNLPKLTVPMNRADPFFERDATGWQLVDLKSGRITADYKLFDNKNRVVRYNPQAGHPEDTVYQNPESRTAPQIHY; this is encoded by the coding sequence ATGGAAAAGAGTCTATCACGCCGTGACTTTCTGAAAGGTGCTGCCGCGGTGACTGCAGCGACAGCCCTTCCTCTCACCACGATAAACCTGGCTTTTGCTGATCCCGCGAAGGACTTTACCTTCGCCTACATCTCGGACGCTCATATCCAGCATATCAAGGGAGACAAGTTCGTGCGCAACTGGGACCGCGGCCTTATCCGCGCCGTTGCCGAGACAAACCTGCTCACGCCGAAGCCTGACTTTGTAGTCTTCGGAGGCGACCTGGCGCAGCTTGGCACAAAGGAAGAGCTCGATCACGGGGCGGAAATGCTTTCAAAGCTGGACTACAAGGTCTATCACGTCATGGGAGAGCATGATTACTACCTTGACCTGGGCTCATACTGGTCAAAGCTTTTCGGGCCCCACCACTACAGCTGGGACCACAAGGGGGTGCACTTTGTGACCCTCAACAGCATTCTCACTTTTGACGACTGGACCTATAACCGCTGGCCTACTGCGAAACAAAGGATGCAGGAGATGGCGGGGCTTGATAATCCTAACGGCTCCCCCTTCATGGTGGGCGACAAGCAGATAGAATGGCTCCGCAAAGACCTGGAGAGAGTGGACAGGAACACCCCTGTCGTTCTCTTCTCCCATTCCCCCATCCAGAAGATCTTTAAGTCATGGAACTTCTGGACTGATGACGCGGAAAAGGTCCAGGGGCTCCTCAGGCCTTTCAAGGACCCCACCGTGGTCTATGGCCATGTCCACCAGATCCAGTACAACCAGATAGGCCCCATAAGCTTCTATGCGGTGATGGCAACGGCCTGGCCCTGGCCTTACCCATCAACCTATGCCCTGAAGGAGAACAATCTTCCCAAGCTCACCGTGCCCATGAACCGGGCTGACCCGTTCTTTGAGCGTGATGCAACAGGCTGGCAGCTTGTGGACCTTAAGAGCGGCCGTATCACTGCAGATTACAAGCTTTTCGACAACAAGAACCGGGTCGTTCGGTATAACCCGCAGGCAGGGCATCCCGAAGACACGGTATACCAGAATCCGGAGAGCCGGACGGCGCCGCAGATCCATTACTAA
- a CDS encoding cytochrome b5 domain-containing protein — translation MSKLYSISRGVLHVLFLLLITAILISQSGCPSHAVQDQTVSSAPQAPQAPQESQATQATQTFTLAELEKYDGKEGRKAYVAVDGVVYDVTGSKYWPKGSHRMCSKGAAAGKDLTETLKVSPPAMKTLIVKQPVVGALKK, via the coding sequence ATGAGTAAATTGTATTCCATCAGCAGAGGTGTCCTGCATGTGCTCTTCCTTCTCCTCATTACCGCCATTCTGATTTCACAGTCCGGCTGCCCTTCTCACGCGGTACAGGACCAGACTGTCTCTTCGGCACCACAGGCACCACAGGCGCCGCAGGAATCGCAGGCCACGCAGGCCACGCAGACTTTCACCCTCGCGGAGCTTGAGAAATATGACGGGAAAGAGGGCAGAAAGGCTTATGTGGCCGTTGACGGCGTGGTCTATGACGTGACGGGCAGCAAGTACTGGCCGAAAGGCAGCCACAGAATGTGCTCCAAAGGCGCGGCGGCGGGAAAAGATCTCACCGAAACGCTGAAAGTCTCACCCCCCGCGATGAAAACCCTGATAGTAAAACAACCGGTAGTGGGAGCCCTCAAGAAGTAA
- a CDS encoding cytochrome c peroxidase, translated as MLTVITMVLALVVLIVTAGSISSSPSAPLGLPPPKYPGENPQSAGKIALGKKLFNDKRFSTTGDVSCATCHAEEKAFTDSPLKTSEGIHKLKGTRNAPTVINAVYFDLFFWDGRSPSLEDQALHPFTNPVEMGLKDHQPILDIVRSDPEYQKQFKAVFNKSGKEITMGEVTKAIASFEREQVTGNSPFDRYYFGGEKSALTAPQKRGLDLFINEGRCVSCHVIEQTQAVFTDNRFHNVGVGINNIQKEIPALAQEFLKAEATASQVDVKVLSDKKTSELGRFAPTRDFDDIGAFKTPTLRNIAITAPYMHDGSQATLRDVVVHYNNGGVTKKGDPVNDFLGSGIRPLNLTEAQIDDLVAFLEALTSPEYMHLVKKAK; from the coding sequence ATGCTCACCGTAATCACCATGGTCCTTGCACTGGTGGTTCTCATCGTCACCGCAGGCAGCATCTCGTCCAGTCCATCGGCACCGCTGGGGCTGCCTCCTCCCAAATACCCCGGGGAAAATCCCCAGAGCGCCGGGAAGATAGCCCTTGGGAAAAAGCTTTTCAATGACAAGAGGTTCAGCACCACGGGCGACGTGAGCTGCGCCACCTGCCATGCAGAGGAAAAGGCATTCACCGACAGCCCTCTCAAGACATCTGAAGGGATCCACAAGCTGAAAGGCACAAGAAACGCTCCCACGGTGATCAATGCCGTCTATTTCGACCTGTTTTTCTGGGATGGGAGGTCGCCAAGCCTCGAGGACCAGGCCCTGCACCCCTTCACCAACCCTGTGGAGATGGGTCTCAAGGACCACCAGCCCATCCTGGATATCGTGCGCTCCGATCCTGAGTACCAGAAGCAGTTCAAGGCAGTCTTCAACAAGAGCGGCAAAGAGATTACGATGGGTGAGGTCACCAAGGCCATTGCCTCTTTCGAGAGAGAGCAGGTGACGGGCAATTCACCCTTTGACCGGTATTATTTCGGGGGTGAAAAGAGCGCCCTCACGGCCCCGCAGAAGCGCGGCCTTGACCTTTTCATCAACGAGGGGCGCTGCGTGTCGTGCCACGTGATAGAGCAGACCCAGGCCGTATTCACCGATAACCGCTTTCACAACGTGGGCGTGGGAATCAACAATATCCAGAAGGAAATTCCCGCACTGGCACAAGAATTCCTGAAAGCCGAGGCGACAGCGTCACAGGTTGACGTAAAGGTCCTTTCCGACAAGAAGACCTCGGAGCTCGGCCGTTTTGCCCCCACGCGGGACTTTGACGATATAGGCGCCTTCAAGACCCCCACGCTTCGCAACATAGCCATCACTGCTCCTTATATGCATGATGGGAGCCAGGCGACGCTCCGCGACGTGGTAGTCCACTACAATAACGGGGGAGTCACAAAGAAAGGCGATCCGGTAAACGACTTCCTGGGCAGCGGCATAAGGCCACTGAATCTCACCGAAGCACAGATTGACGATCTTGTGGCCTTCCTGGAGGCTCTTACCAGCCCGGAGTATATGCACCTTGTGAAAAAGGCAAAGTAA